Proteins encoded within one genomic window of Oscarella lobularis chromosome 6, ooOscLobu1.1, whole genome shotgun sequence:
- the LOC136188182 gene encoding ATP-dependent DNA helicase PIF1-like: MIVCGSAGTGKSYLINCIKEMLGSECILAAPTGVAAFNIGGQTLHSLLRIPLQKTSFSDVQGPSLRDLQERFEDVRYLIIDEMSMVGRHQLSLIHRRLCQALPQGACESFGGISLIFFGDMGQLPPVGDSPLYRSAATEGSATNQGRQLYMTFDVVVQLTKIICQSGNDELQIKFRDALQRLRDGCPSYEDWNDLYMSRNFARHDQLGNVKTSFRDAVRLFACRANVAEFNFNCLKNSNKPVAVINADHNCTEAKNANEEDAGGLYARVRLCEGARVMLTSNLWTEMGLVNGSMGYVVAILYQPGAKPPALPTAVVVQMDKYDGPTWGGERCVPICPIERTWPSSTGNRKSSCKRQQLPIQLAWAVTVHKSQGLTLDRAIIDIGKREFAPGITYVGFSRVRHINHCLIQGFDYARISNLSKSKSYKQRLNEDKRLDGLARRTEKTFQSLAGNSNDTVPDDIKEFLKHLENEESVIDKEEHSDHTYSKKMIADNDKDTDKIDTGAVKVTKTAAKKAPVPKSKGKRASRARTSVPLPPAAKKRRTTTPPSPNPFLLQMGRKRESIVGDGNCYFRTVSKAAFGTEDHHLALRLQIVNFMAEYQSVFEMFCCNTEYEAHISKLRQEGAWATQAEIHATATLFQIDVSIFTWMGKEWTWNTYKPRFDITVPALIRLPVNRIEIQHYRNHFDLIVPIDQSELALASPRKSAKACDNPKLLCSSLAANEADLLMANEQ; the protein is encoded by the coding sequence ATGATTGTTTGCGGTTCCGCTGGAACCGGAAAGTCATATCTAATAAATTGCATAAAGGAAATGCTCGGAAGCGAATGCATACTTGCAGCACCTACTGGTGTTGCAGCATTTAATATTGGTGGACAAACGCTCCACTCGCTTCTACGCATTCCTTTGCagaagacgtcattttctgacgttCAAGGACCTTCTCTTAGAGACCTGCAAGAGAGGTTCGAAGACGTACGATATTTGATCATCGACGAAATGTCGATGGTGGGACGGCATCAGCTGTCACTTATCCACCGGCGCCTCTGCCAAGCGCTGCCGCAGGGAGCTTGCGAGTCGTTCGGTGGAATATCTCTAATATTTTTCGGAGACATGGGACAGTTGCCACCTGTTGGTGACTCTCCTTTGTACCGAAGCGCGGCAACCGAAGGATCCGCGACTAATCAAGGCCGTCAGCTGTATATGACGTTTGACGTTGTCGTACAGCTGACGAAAATCATTTGCCAGTCCGGTAACGACGAGCTACAGATAAAGTTTCGCGACGCCTTGCAAAGGCTTCGCGACGGTTGCCCGTCGTACGAGGACTGGAACGATCTGTATATGTCACGTAACTTTGCACGGCACGATCAGCTGGGAAACGtaaagacgtctttccgcGATGCAGTTCGGCTATTTGCGTGCAGAGCGAATGTAGCTGAGTTCAACTTCAATTGCTTGAAGAATTCAAACAAACCGGTGGCTGTGATTAACGCCGATCACAACTGCACCGAGGCGAAAAATgccaatgaagaagacgctggCGGACTTTACgcacgcgttcgtctttgcgAAGGCGCGCGTGTTATGCTCACATCGAATCTCTGGACCGAGATGGGCTTGGTCAACGGATCGATGGGATATGTAGTGGCAATTTTGTACCAACCCGGTGCAAAACCGCCAGCACTTCCAACAGCTGTCGTTGTTCAAATGGACAAATACGACGGCCCGACATGGGGCGGAGAACGCTGCGTTCCCATATGCCCAATTGAGCGCACATGGCCCAGTTCAACGGGCAATAGAAAGAGTTCATGCAAGCGGCAACAGCTACCAATTCAATTGGCATGGGCTGTCACCGTGCACAAATCGCAAGGTCTCACACTAGATCGTGCGATTATTGACATAGGCAAGCGCGAATTTGCACCTGGAATAACATACGTGGGATTTTCCAGAGTGCGTCATATTAATCATTGCCTAATTCAAGGCTTTGATTACGCTCGAATTTCTAATTTGAGCAAATCAAAAAGCTATAAACAGCGATTGAACGAAGACAAGCGCCTAGACGGTCTAGCTAGGCGCACtgaaaaaacgtttcaatCGTTGGCCGGAAATAGCAACGATACTGTTCCAGATGATATTAAAGAGTTTTTGAAACATctggaaaatgaagaatcaGTAATTGACAAAGAAGAGCATAGCGATCACACatacagcaaaaaaatgatcgCAGACAATGACAAAGACACGGACAAAATTGATACTGGTGCGGTCAAAGTGACTAAGACAGCGGCTAAAAAAGCCCCTGTTCCCAAATCTAAAGGCAAACGTGCGAGTCGTGCCCGCACAAGTGTGCCGTTACCAccggctgcaaagaaacgccggACCACTACTCCACCGTCTCCGAAtccgtttctgcttcaaatgGGGCGCAAGCGAGAATCGATAGTAGGAGACGGAAACTGCTACTTTCGAACAGTGTCGAAAGCAGCATTTGGAACCGAAGATCACCATTTGGCACTTCGGTTACAGATTGTTAATTTCATGGCAGAATACCAGTCTGTCTTTGAAATGTTCTGCTGCAACACGGAATATGAAGCTCACATTTCAAAGCTACGACAAGAAGGAGCTTGGGCAACCCAAGCTGAAATCCACGCAACTGCaacactttttcaaattgacgtcagtatATTTACATGGATGGGTAAAGAGTGGACGTGGAATACATACAAACCGAGGTTTGATATAACTGTTCCGGCGCTAATTAGGCTGCCCGTGAATAGAATAGAGATACAACATTATAGAAACCACTTTGATCTGATTGTACCCATCGATCAAAGTGAGTTGGCTTTGGCTTCTCCACGCAAAAGTGCAAAAGCGTGCGACAACCCAAAGCTGTTGTGCTCTTCTTTAGCAGCTAATGAAGCTGACCTGCTGATGGCCAATGAACAATAG